The DNA region GGATTGCCGTCAGACGATCCCCGAATCTGGCCCAATATCGTGGCCGAACAACTGGGTTGGGATCTGGAGCTGATCGGCCGGATCGGCTGGACCAGCCGCGACGTGTGGTGGGCGGCGACGCAGGATCCGCGCGCGTGGGCGGCGCTGCCGCGGGCCGGCGCGGTGATCTTCGCGACGTCGGGGATGGACTCGCTGCCGTCGCCGCTGCCGACGGCGCTACGCGAAATGATCCGTTACGTCCGGCCGCCGTGGCTGCGCCGCTGGGTGCGCGACGGCTACGGCTGGGCGCAGCCGAGATTCTCACCGGTCGCGCGAGCCGCGCTGCCGCCCCACCTGACCGTCGAATACCTCGAGATGACCAGAGCGGCAATCGACTTCAACCGTCCCGGCATTCCGGTGGTGGCGTCCCTGCCGTCAGTACACATCGCGCCGACCTATGGAATGGCCCACCACGGAAGACCCGGAACAGTCGAGGCGATCACCCGGTGGGCGTCCGAGCACGAGATACCCCTGGTCGATCTCAAGGCGGCGGTGGGGGAGCAGGTGATGAGCGGCCGGGCCAACCCGGACGGCATCCACTGGAACTTCGAGGCGCACCGGGCGGTGGCGGAACTGATGATCAAGGGCCTTTCCGAAGCGGGCGTGCCCCTGTCCGATTCGCGCGGATAGCTCAACGTCATGTCCGTGGTGGTGGTCAGCGACTCGTCTTCGCGTTTGCAGCCCGAGGAGCTCAAGCGGTGGAACATCCGCGAGGTGCCGTTGCATGTGTTGGTCGACGGCATGGATCTGCGCGACGGCATCGATGAGATCCCGTACGACATCCACGACCGGCCCAAGGTGACGACCGCCGGTGCGACGCCTGCCGAACTGGTCGACACCTACCGCCAAGCCCTGCTCGACAGTGATGGTGACGGCGTGGTGGCGGTGCATCTGTCGGCGGCGTTGTCGAGCACCTACAGCGCGGCGGTGACGGCGGCGCGTGAGTTCGGCCCGTCGGTGCGGGTCGTCAACTCGCGGTCGGCGGCGATGGGTGTCGGATTCGTCGCGTTGGCCGCAGCTCGGTGTGCCGCCGACGGTGGCGACATCGAGGCTGTCGAAGCCGCGGCACGCTCCGCCATGAGCCGGGCTCATGTGTTCCTTGTCGTGCACCGCCTGGACAACCTGAGGCGCAGCGGTCGCATCCGTACCGCCGCGTCCTGGCTGGGTACTGCGTTGTCCCTAAAACCCCTGCTGTGTCTCGACGTCGACGGGCGACTGGTGCTCGACCAACGGATCCGCACCGTCACCAAGGCCCATGCAGCCATGGTGGATCGGGTAGTCGAGGTGGTGGGGGAGAACGCCGCCGACGTCGTGGTGCACCATGTGGACAACCATGACGCCGCAGACTCGCTGGGTGCCGCGCTGACACAACGACTTCCGCAGTTGTCGTCGCTCACCGTCGCCGACATGGGACCGGTCCTGTCCGTGCACGTGGGTGGCGGCGCGGTCGGAGTTGCGGTCGTGGTGGCCCCGTCTTAGGTGCTGTAGTTGTAGACAGACAAAAGGGGCACCTCCCGGAGGAGGTGCCCCTTTTGGTGGGGGGTTAGTTGACGTCGACGAAGTAGACGTGGCCGGTGATTTCGCGGACCTGGTCGTCGCCCTGGGCGTCCCAGACGTATTCGCGGATCGGCTGGCCCTGGCGGACCGAGGTGACGCCGGCTTCGGACAGCGGGGTGGAGCTTTGGCGGTTGACGATGACGCGGTTGCCGTCGGCTTCCAGTGAGCTGATGGTGTCGGCGGCGGAGCCTCCGGCGGGGGCGGCGGCGGCGGGTGCGGCCAGACCGATGAGGGTGGCGGCGAATCCTGCGACGGCGGCGGTGGTGGCGGTGATGATGGTGGTGTTCTTCATTGTTCTGCTCTTCCCTATGTGTCGGGCCGGAGCCGTGGAGCGAGTCACGCGGTTTCGACTTCTTTGTGGTGATCTTGTTGGTTCTGATGGCTTAAACCGGCAGGTCAGGGGTTTCATTCCACTGGCAGAAATTGAACGGCCGATGGCAGAAACGTGCCGGTGACCGAGCCGCGTTCGCGACTTTCACCAGCGGTATCCACAACCTTCGGTTCGCGGCCGCGGTTATCCACAAGCTGCGCCCGCCAACCACTCCGAGTCGGTGGAGTCCGCTAAAATCGAACACATGTTCGATACCAGGTTGGCGGAGGCCTCCGAGCTCGCCGGGCTCAGCGACGCCGAGCTGATCGACACCGCCCGCGGGTGGGCGCGGGCGGAGAACGCCGCGTGCGCGCGCAAGTTGGCGGTGATGGCCGAGATCTTCACCCGCCGCACCGGGCTACCCGCCGGCGACCGCGAGCTGTGGTGGCTCGACCCCGAGGCCGCAGTGGCCGCCGAGCTGGCCGCCGCGCAGAACATCACCCACGGTTTGGCGTTGCACCAAACCCACCGCGGGGTCGCGCTGCGCGACCGGCTGCCGAAGGTCGCGGCGCTGTTCGACGCCGGGTTGGTCAGCGAAATGCTGGTCCGCGCCATCGTCTGGCGCACCTACCTGATCGGTGACCAGGCGGCGATGGCCGCCGTCGACGCCGACCTGGCCGCCGAGATCACCTCCTGGGGGGCGCTGTCGATCAAGAAGACCGAACGCGCCATCGACGCTCTGGTCGAACGCCACGACCCCGGCGCGTTGCGGCGCTCCCAGGAATCGGCGAGCAACCGCAACGTGCAATTCGGCTCGCCCGCCGACGCGCCCGGACTGACCAGCCTGTGGGCCCGGCTGCACAGCGCTGATGCCGCGATCGGTGAGAAGAACGTCCAGGACATGGCCTACAGCGTGTGCGACCGCGACCCCCGCGACGCTGAGGAACGCCGCGCCGACTCCCTGAGCGCGCTGCTGGCCCGAACCACCCTGGCCTGTCGATGCGGCGACCCCGACTGCGAGGCCGCCGACCGTCCGACCCCCACCCGCAACACCATCGTCTACGTCCTCACCGACCCCGCCGCCCCGACCAACGGGAGCGACGACAGCCGCGGCGGCGGCGACAGCGGCGGAGGGGACGGGCCTGACGGCGGCGACGGCGACGGCGACGACGGCGACGACGGCGACGACGGCGATGCTGAGGAGCCGGCCGAGCCGCCCGATCCGGACGCAACAACCTCGCACGACACCAGACCACCCGGCGCCTCAGCACCCGCCCCACCGGCGACACCGTCTGCTGCTCCCACAGGGCCTGCGTCCGCAGCGGGCTGTCCGGCAGTGGCGGGGTTCGTGTTCGGCGCCGGGATCGTGCCCGCACCGCTGCTGACCCCGCTCCTGGACGGCGCCCTCATCCGCCCCATCACTCACCCCGGCCACACCGGCCCCGAGAACCGCTACACCCCCTCACGCGCGCTCGCCGAGTTCATCCGCTGCCGCGACCTGACATGCCGCTTCCCCGGCTGCGACAAACCCGCCACCGACACCGACATCGACCACACCGTGCCCTACCCGGTCGGTCCCACCCACGCCTCAAACCTGAAGTGCCTGTGCCGTTTTCACCACTTACTGAAAACTTTCTGGACCGGACCCAACGGCTGGCACGACCGCCAGTACCCCGACGGAACCATCACCTGGACCAGCCCCACCGGCCACACCTACACCACCCGACCCGCCGGCGCGGCACTATTCCCCGCCCTGAGCCCACCCACCGCCACCCTGTGGAACAGCGACCCACCCCAAGCCCCCACCAACCCCGACACCCGCGCCACCAAAATGCCCCGCCGCCGACACACCCGCGCCGCAAACCGCGCCCACGCCATCACCACCGAACGAAAACTCAACGACGACCTCGTCACCGAACACAACAAACCACCACCCTTCTGAACCGGGCCACCCCGTAAGCTGCCCGGGTGGCCGAGCCTCCCATGTCACCCCAGCTGAGCCTCGGGACACAGATCTGGCGTTTCATCCTGACCGGCGGACTCGCGGCCGTCGTCGATTTCGGCCTCTACGTTGCGCTGCTGGCCGCCGGCCTACACGTCAACCTCGCCAAGACCCTGAGCTTCATCGCGGGCACCACCACCGCCTATCTGATCAACCGGCGGTGGACCTTCC from Mycobacterium sp. DL includes:
- the octT gene encoding diglucosylglycerate octanoyltransferase — translated: MSSEESAADPARRTLLLFCDSLSYYGPTGGLPSDDPRIWPNIVAEQLGWDLELIGRIGWTSRDVWWAATQDPRAWAALPRAGAVIFATSGMDSLPSPLPTALREMIRYVRPPWLRRWVRDGYGWAQPRFSPVARAALPPHLTVEYLEMTRAAIDFNRPGIPVVASLPSVHIAPTYGMAHHGRPGTVEAITRWASEHEIPLVDLKAAVGEQVMSGRANPDGIHWNFEAHRAVAELMIKGLSEAGVPLSDSRG
- a CDS encoding DegV family protein yields the protein MSVVVVSDSSSRLQPEELKRWNIREVPLHVLVDGMDLRDGIDEIPYDIHDRPKVTTAGATPAELVDTYRQALLDSDGDGVVAVHLSAALSSTYSAAVTAAREFGPSVRVVNSRSAAMGVGFVALAAARCAADGGDIEAVEAAARSAMSRAHVFLVVHRLDNLRRSGRIRTAASWLGTALSLKPLLCLDVDGRLVLDQRIRTVTKAHAAMVDRVVEVVGENAADVVVHHVDNHDAADSLGAALTQRLPQLSSLTVADMGPVLSVHVGGGAVGVAVVVAPS
- a CDS encoding DUF222 domain-containing protein — protein: MFDTRLAEASELAGLSDAELIDTARGWARAENAACARKLAVMAEIFTRRTGLPAGDRELWWLDPEAAVAAELAAAQNITHGLALHQTHRGVALRDRLPKVAALFDAGLVSEMLVRAIVWRTYLIGDQAAMAAVDADLAAEITSWGALSIKKTERAIDALVERHDPGALRRSQESASNRNVQFGSPADAPGLTSLWARLHSADAAIGEKNVQDMAYSVCDRDPRDAEERRADSLSALLARTTLACRCGDPDCEAADRPTPTRNTIVYVLTDPAAPTNGSDDSRGGGDSGGGDGPDGGDGDGDDGDDGDDGDAEEPAEPPDPDATTSHDTRPPGASAPAPPATPSAAPTGPASAAGCPAVAGFVFGAGIVPAPLLTPLLDGALIRPITHPGHTGPENRYTPSRALAEFIRCRDLTCRFPGCDKPATDTDIDHTVPYPVGPTHASNLKCLCRFHHLLKTFWTGPNGWHDRQYPDGTITWTSPTGHTYTTRPAGAALFPALSPPTATLWNSDPPQAPTNPDTRATKMPRRRHTRAANRAHAITTERKLNDDLVTEHNKPPPF